In the Gemmatimonadaceae bacterium genome, one interval contains:
- a CDS encoding methyltransferase domain-containing protein: MNRHSEDRVPTFMPTLQEQFGAIDIYVFDQLLRGNVSKGMTIFDAGCGTGRNIVYLLRAGYEDFGADPDPQAIDAVRRLAPHLPADNFRVESVESHSFPDLFADVVIINTVLHFARDDDHFHAMLQGCWRTLKPGGLFFCRLASTIGAERLVRHLHDRWYAMADGTERYLVDEAMLMQVTKDLGAELVDPIKTTVVQNLRSMTTWVLRKR, from the coding sequence ATGAACAGACATAGCGAAGATCGCGTTCCAACGTTCATGCCCACTCTCCAGGAACAGTTTGGCGCGATCGACATCTACGTCTTCGATCAGCTGCTGCGCGGCAACGTCTCGAAGGGGATGACGATCTTCGACGCCGGCTGTGGCACCGGCCGGAACATCGTGTATCTGCTCCGCGCAGGGTACGAGGACTTCGGCGCCGATCCCGATCCGCAGGCGATCGACGCCGTACGCCGCCTCGCGCCGCACCTACCGGCTGACAACTTCCGCGTCGAATCTGTCGAATCACACTCGTTCCCGGATCTCTTCGCCGACGTCGTCATCATCAACACCGTCCTGCACTTCGCGCGAGACGACGATCATTTCCACGCGATGCTGCAGGGCTGCTGGCGGACGCTCAAGCCGGGAGGGCTTTTCTTCTGCCGGCTCGCGTCCACGATCGGGGCCGAACGTCTCGTCCGGCATTTGCACGATCGCTGGTACGCGATGGCGGACGGCACCGAACGGTACCTGGTCGACGAGGCGATGTTGATGCAGGTGACGAAGGACCTCGGAGCCGAGCTCGTCGACCCGATCAAGACGACCGTCGTGCAGAACCTGCGATCGATGACGACGTGGGTGCTACGCAAACGGTAG